Proteins from a genomic interval of Streptomyces fodineus:
- a CDS encoding SpoIIE family protein phosphatase, translated as MTEGLKSGGEHERRLSAGESALWQQVVEQLGTALAVIDPAGRIVAVNPAAERLLQRAAGSVYGRDLHDLCHRDPGGGLVPRERCPLLRALAERRAARGDDDRCLRGDGRLVPISWSATPLADDVSGVCLGMVVLIVETAADRRAGRERAERAERSERVEQAERAAHTSALESLAERLTLVAEITDVLGQTLEVDEALARLSRVLVPRLADWAAVDLRVGSRQVHRVAVTGPEGRAAGQEDWRGHLPPVGEATHSPLVRVLNEGAPVLQERVDLDAPPDSPLAAVHDAFLGATGAASAITVPLGSGRQVTGALTLVRTDPARPFDTGDLDVAGDIGRRVGVVIDNARRFGRQRAVAEAMQRNLLPPLPAHGRFQLAARYQPAPPGSQVGGDWYDAFALRDGTLALVIGDVVGHDLTAAAGMAQLHGILRSLAWDHAEPTGAVVDRLDDALHAITIVRMATLVLARVEGPDTGPWTLHWTSAGHPPPLLLTPDGNAQYLEAGQGLILGTDPCAGKPRPSAAHALPPRSTLLLYTDGLIEVPGSGLTRGLSRLRRHALALAHEPLDTLCDQLAARTPPGSTDDVALLALRLPVP; from the coding sequence GTGACGGAGGGCCTGAAGTCCGGCGGAGAGCACGAGCGGCGGCTGTCCGCGGGGGAGTCGGCTCTGTGGCAGCAGGTGGTCGAGCAGCTGGGCACGGCCCTTGCAGTGATCGACCCGGCCGGGCGCATCGTCGCTGTCAACCCGGCCGCCGAGCGGCTTCTGCAGCGCGCAGCAGGGTCGGTGTACGGGCGGGATCTGCACGACCTGTGCCATCGCGACCCGGGAGGTGGCCTCGTCCCGCGGGAGCGCTGCCCGCTGCTGCGGGCACTGGCCGAGAGGCGTGCGGCACGCGGGGACGACGACAGGTGCCTGCGTGGTGACGGGCGGCTGGTCCCGATCTCCTGGTCGGCCACACCCCTGGCGGACGACGTCTCCGGCGTCTGCCTGGGCATGGTCGTGCTGATCGTCGAGACCGCGGCGGACCGCCGTGCCGGTAGGGAACGAGCGGAACGCGCCGAGCGGTCGGAACGGGTGGAACAGGCGGAACGAGCGGCTCATACGAGCGCGCTGGAGAGTCTCGCCGAGCGGTTGACACTCGTCGCGGAGATCACCGACGTGCTCGGTCAGACCCTGGAGGTGGACGAGGCCCTCGCCCGGTTGAGCCGCGTCCTTGTCCCCCGCCTCGCCGACTGGGCCGCGGTGGACCTGCGGGTCGGCTCTCGTCAGGTGCACCGAGTGGCCGTGACCGGTCCGGAGGGCCGTGCAGCCGGGCAGGAGGACTGGCGCGGTCATCTGCCCCCGGTCGGGGAGGCGACCCACTCGCCCCTGGTCCGGGTACTGAACGAAGGCGCTCCCGTCCTGCAGGAGCGGGTGGACCTGGACGCACCGCCCGACTCACCGCTGGCCGCCGTCCACGACGCGTTCCTCGGAGCAACCGGCGCGGCATCCGCCATCACGGTGCCGCTCGGCAGCGGACGGCAGGTCACCGGTGCGCTGACGCTGGTGCGCACCGACCCGGCACGGCCCTTCGACACCGGCGATCTCGACGTGGCCGGCGACATCGGTCGCCGGGTCGGTGTGGTCATCGACAACGCGCGCCGGTTCGGCCGGCAGCGCGCGGTCGCCGAGGCCATGCAGCGCAACCTCCTTCCCCCGCTGCCCGCGCACGGCCGGTTCCAGCTGGCCGCCCGGTACCAGCCCGCTCCGCCCGGCTCCCAGGTCGGTGGTGACTGGTACGACGCCTTCGCGCTGAGGGACGGCACGCTCGCCCTCGTCATCGGCGACGTCGTCGGGCACGATCTGACCGCCGCGGCCGGCATGGCGCAGCTGCACGGCATCCTGCGCTCCCTCGCCTGGGACCATGCCGAGCCGACCGGTGCCGTCGTGGACCGCCTCGACGACGCCCTGCACGCCATCACCATCGTGCGGATGGCCACCCTCGTCCTCGCCCGGGTGGAAGGTCCGGACACCGGCCCCTGGACGCTGCACTGGACCAGTGCGGGGCACCCGCCGCCCCTGCTGCTGACCCCCGACGGGAACGCGCAGTACCTCGAAGCCGGGCAGGGACTCATACTCGGAACCGACCCGTGCGCCGGCAAACCTCGCCCGAGCGCCGCCCACGCGCTGCCGCCGCGGTCCACGCTACTGCTCTACACCGACGGCCTGATCGAAGTCCCCGGCAGCGGCTTGACCAGAGGGCTCAGCCGACTGCGTCGCCACGCTCTCGCCCTCGCCCACGAACCTCTGGACACCTTGTGCGACCAGCTGGCGGCCCGGACGCCCCCGGGCAGCACGGACGACGTCGCCCTTCTCGCCCTGCGCCTGCCCGTGCCCTGA
- a CDS encoding ANTAR domain-containing protein: MMENSRNGTLTRLEEHLVPGRTLLLNKISELQTEISQLQEAVVSHTVVDQAIGVVITLGGLRPEQGFQALREVSQHTNYETAAGIRTDRGLGTRRTAAGRDPHRSEQGTGRSTVI, translated from the coding sequence ATGATGGAGAACTCTCGGAACGGCACCCTCACGCGGCTCGAGGAGCACTTGGTTCCGGGACGGACACTGCTCCTGAACAAGATCAGCGAGTTGCAGACGGAAATCAGTCAGCTGCAGGAGGCCGTCGTCTCCCACACCGTGGTCGACCAAGCGATCGGCGTGGTCATCACCCTCGGTGGCCTGCGTCCCGAGCAGGGATTCCAAGCGCTGCGAGAGGTCTCACAGCACACCAATTACGAAACTGCGGCAGGTATCCGAACTGATCGTGGACTGGGTACACGGCGAACAGCTGCCGGACGAGATCCGCACCGCTCTGAACAAGGCACTGGCCGGAGCACGGTCATCTGA
- a CDS encoding PP2C family protein-serine/threonine phosphatase has translation MDEDDADAALRAALDQLAFATRSAAALSSTLDAVEGLRRVCRVLVPGLADWSAADLMDEDGAVERVCVSHRDPNAALTGLTGPLPPVPETATGPLSRVLRGAGPLLLSAGRLPTAQEASDPLHTATMQPFARLGGDSVIVAPLRARRRVLGALTLVRGEGHPPWGEADLALVEDLTHRIALALDNARLYAETQAVAERLQRSLLPDLPVVPGLRVTARYSPALATAQIGGDWYDSFVLPESGDTTLIIGDVTGHDLHAAVTMSQIRNMLRGIACDRREPPGMILRRLDLAVDALYSHRTATCVYALLKGREGGPYQLEWASAGHPPPLLVTADGDTTYLWEAHGLLLGVDPHAERPSACLPLPEGSTLLLYTDGLIERRGESMDHGMTRLRQHAAALVDQDIDELSDELMNGLVAGAHDDIALLALRLPQSDEGVSP, from the coding sequence ATGGACGAGGATGACGCGGACGCGGCGCTGCGAGCGGCGCTCGACCAGCTGGCGTTCGCCACCCGGAGCGCGGCGGCGCTGTCGAGCACGCTGGACGCGGTCGAGGGGCTCAGGCGGGTGTGCCGCGTGCTGGTGCCGGGGCTGGCCGACTGGTCCGCGGCCGATCTGATGGACGAGGACGGCGCCGTCGAGCGGGTCTGTGTCTCACACCGTGACCCCAACGCCGCCCTGACCGGCCTGACGGGACCGTTGCCGCCGGTGCCGGAGACGGCGACAGGCCCGCTGTCCCGGGTGCTTCGCGGCGCCGGCCCCCTGCTGTTGTCGGCCGGGCGGCTGCCGACCGCGCAGGAGGCGTCCGATCCGCTGCACACGGCAACCATGCAACCGTTCGCCCGACTCGGGGGAGACTCCGTGATCGTGGCACCCCTGCGGGCACGTCGGCGAGTGCTGGGTGCGCTGACCCTGGTCAGGGGCGAGGGACACCCGCCGTGGGGCGAGGCGGACCTGGCGCTGGTCGAGGACCTCACCCACCGCATCGCGCTGGCCCTCGACAACGCCAGGCTCTACGCCGAGACCCAGGCCGTCGCCGAGCGCCTCCAGCGCTCCCTGCTGCCGGACCTGCCCGTCGTACCGGGTCTTCGCGTCACCGCCCGCTACTCCCCGGCGCTTGCCACTGCGCAGATCGGCGGTGACTGGTACGACAGCTTCGTCCTGCCGGAAAGCGGTGACACCACTCTGATCATCGGCGACGTCACCGGCCACGATCTGCATGCCGCCGTGACCATGAGCCAGATCCGGAACATGCTGCGTGGCATCGCCTGCGACCGCCGGGAGCCCCCCGGCATGATCCTGCGCCGCTTGGACCTCGCAGTCGACGCCCTCTACAGCCACCGCACCGCCACCTGCGTGTACGCACTGCTCAAGGGCCGGGAAGGAGGGCCGTACCAGCTGGAGTGGGCGAGTGCCGGACATCCACCACCCCTGCTGGTCACTGCGGACGGCGACACCACCTACCTCTGGGAAGCACACGGCCTGCTACTGGGCGTCGACCCGCACGCCGAACGGCCCAGTGCCTGCCTGCCCCTGCCCGAGGGCAGCACCCTGCTGTTGTACACGGACGGTCTCATCGAACGGCGCGGCGAATCCATGGATCACGGCATGACCCGGCTCCGGCAGCACGCTGCCGCCCTGGTCGACCAGGACATCGACGAGCTGAGCGACGAGCTGATGAACGGACTCGTGGCAGGGGCCCACGACGACATCGCCCTGCTCGCCCTGCGACTGCCACAGTCGGACGAGGGCGTCTCGCCCTGA
- a CDS encoding tryptophan 7-halogenase translates to MDSLDTAEIVVVGGTLTAWAAAARLAAAFGPAVGVTVLETPRHTPAADATGRVVALDPQVQRDLFDRLGVPEETWMRACSASFTLGVRYVNWRTGGAAQLAPRPLIGHAPDRFDRPFATLPECEEFPLSEFWRLRRRTGETVEPLDRACFREPPLLDARRSPRWLDGRIAVPYGWHADAELLTRFLRRTAVQRFGVRTARGVPLDADRDGDGMLTALRTADGTRLAGDLFLDCTGPASLLLSGVLREPFTGGHPLTDRTVTVSVPYDSAVAGIEPNGTATALPFGWAWHRPLPDRIGAGLVCASAWTDEERAVRTLCALWGLRPGVADVRVQHRPGGAARRAWVHNCVALGSAARSADPLADDGLVGVLRQLARLVRDFPDRRHLSAPADRFNRAAAADAAAADDLARLLYRAAPRADTPFWRTHGELPLSDALSACLEGHRAGLTPEPGELPLRMVLAALDPRGGPPPAALAHRTAARRAADAHFTRIRRQQRILLETLPSAHTYLHRLHTRRSPAPALAGAGPART, encoded by the coding sequence ATGGACAGCCTGGACACAGCAGAAATCGTGGTCGTCGGCGGCACGCTCACCGCCTGGGCCGCCGCCGCCCGACTGGCCGCCGCGTTCGGCCCGGCGGTCGGCGTGACCGTGCTGGAAACCCCGCGGCACACCCCGGCGGCCGACGCGACCGGCCGGGTCGTGGCCCTGGACCCGCAGGTGCAGCGGGACCTCTTCGACCGGCTGGGCGTCCCGGAGGAGACCTGGATGCGTGCCTGCTCGGCGTCCTTCACGCTCGGCGTGCGGTATGTCAACTGGCGCACCGGGGGAGCGGCACAGCTCGCACCGCGGCCCCTGATCGGTCACGCACCGGATCGTTTCGACCGGCCCTTCGCGACCCTCCCCGAATGCGAGGAATTCCCGCTGTCGGAATTCTGGCGGCTGCGCCGCCGCACGGGCGAAACCGTCGAGCCGCTGGACCGTGCCTGTTTCCGTGAGCCACCACTGCTGGACGCCCGCAGATCACCACGCTGGCTGGACGGCAGGATCGCCGTACCTTACGGCTGGCACGCCGACGCCGAACTCCTCACGCGATTCCTGCGCCGAACCGCCGTACAGCGATTCGGAGTCCGCACCGCGCGGGGTGTGCCGCTGGACGCCGACCGGGACGGCGACGGCATGCTCACCGCCCTGCGCACCGCGGACGGCACCCGGCTGGCGGGAGACCTCTTCCTGGACTGCACCGGCCCGGCGAGCCTGCTGCTGAGCGGGGTGCTGCGCGAACCCTTCACCGGGGGGCACCCGCTCACCGACCGCACGGTCACCGTCAGCGTGCCCTACGACAGTGCCGTGGCCGGGATCGAGCCCAACGGCACCGCCACCGCCCTGCCGTTCGGCTGGGCCTGGCACCGTCCGCTCCCGGACCGGATCGGCGCCGGACTCGTCTGCGCGAGCGCGTGGACGGACGAGGAGCGGGCGGTGCGCACGCTGTGCGCCCTGTGGGGCCTGCGCCCCGGCGTCGCCGACGTCCGCGTCCAGCACCGGCCGGGCGGGGCCGCCCGCCGCGCCTGGGTGCACAACTGCGTGGCGCTCGGCTCGGCCGCCCGGTCCGCCGACCCGCTGGCCGACGACGGCCTCGTCGGCGTACTGCGCCAACTCGCCCGGCTGGTACGCGACTTCCCCGACCGGCGGCACCTGAGCGCCCCGGCGGACCGCTTCAACCGGGCCGCCGCGGCCGACGCGGCGGCGGCCGACGACCTGGCCCGGCTCCTGTACCGGGCCGCCCCGCGAGCGGACACGCCGTTCTGGCGGACGCACGGCGAACTGCCGCTGTCCGACGCCCTGTCGGCCTGTCTGGAGGGGCATCGCGCCGGGCTGACCCCCGAACCGGGCGAACTGCCGCTGCGGATGGTGCTGGCCGCCCTCGACCCGCGGGGCGGCCCGCCGCCGGCGGCGCTGGCGCACCGTACGGCCGCCCGCCGGGCCGCCGACGCCCACTTCACGCGGATCCGGCGCCAGCAGCGCATCCTGCTGGAAACCCTGCCCAGCGCCCACACCTACCTGCACCGCCTGCACACCCGCCGCTCCCCGGCCCCGGCCCTGGCGGGAGCCGGCCCGGCACGAACGTGA
- a CDS encoding DUF6269 family protein, translated as MYDELNSPNQVRHPLEYLTEIENSAALDQELLLRDAGTPWADLLAAYVDALNELAVRGPEGNGYVATYGLDEGHAGGCG; from the coding sequence ATGTACGACGAACTGAACTCCCCGAATCAGGTCCGGCACCCTCTGGAATACCTGACGGAAATCGAGAATTCCGCGGCGCTGGACCAGGAGCTGCTGCTGCGCGATGCCGGGACGCCGTGGGCGGATCTGCTGGCGGCCTATGTGGACGCGCTGAACGAGCTCGCCGTGCGGGGGCCGGAGGGGAACGGGTACGTCGCCACGTACGGACTGGACGAGGGGCACGCGGGCGGGTGCGGCTGA
- a CDS encoding AfsR/SARP family transcriptional regulator, translating to MEFRILGPVSAERDGHPVPLDGAKQRATLAVLLLARGGLVTDERLTTLLWGWDPPATSTRQLYTYVSRLRTRLGPGLRLVRHGNGYRMDPGGAGLDWHTFRELADAGRDQLRAGRFADAERSLAEALALWHGPALGDVTEQLAQAEGPRLEEARLATLEEHTEAALALGRHEDLVPALTGHVRSHPLRERLRGQLMTALYRAGRQADALAAYDEGRHLLSTDLGIDPGPALRTVHHQILTGTLPQPQAPERPPHPATMATAPPVTTPTAPPTTTAPHHPATTATPPPATAPRNTADRAVPALLPSAPVDFVGRDAAVAEVIGALRGRYDVVVAGAPGSGTSALALRVGDVCRGDFPDGQLYADLRTGDGRRRGAHEVLGWFLRALGADGDRLPEGVDDRALLFRTLVADRRLLIVLDNAADDTQVRPLLPGGGPSRTVVTGTHPTLASLDAVRLVTLGAMTPAEAAGLLASVAGAERLAAEPEATLRVAEFCDRLPLALRIAGVRLATRPHWPVARLADRLAPEEHRLDELRIGALDIAAGLRTALHPLTPAVAGALGVLAATGPSRLTARDAAALLDLAPRYAEDLLEELTDARLLTASPSEDEAGEPCYRLMPLVRLYALRHCPTASPHRPHDRHPAAA from the coding sequence ATGGAGTTCAGGATTCTCGGCCCCGTGTCCGCCGAACGCGACGGGCACCCCGTACCGCTCGACGGCGCCAAGCAGCGGGCCACGCTCGCCGTGCTGCTGCTCGCGCGGGGCGGGCTCGTCACGGACGAGCGGCTGACGACCCTGCTGTGGGGCTGGGACCCGCCCGCCACGAGCACCCGTCAGCTCTACACGTACGTCTCCCGGTTGCGCACCCGGCTCGGTCCCGGACTCCGACTGGTCCGGCACGGCAACGGCTACCGGATGGACCCGGGCGGGGCCGGCCTCGACTGGCACACCTTCCGCGAACTCGCCGACGCGGGCCGGGACCAGCTGCGCGCCGGGCGCTTCGCCGACGCCGAGCGCAGCCTCGCCGAGGCGCTCGCGCTCTGGCACGGGCCGGCCCTCGGCGACGTCACCGAGCAGCTCGCCCAGGCCGAGGGGCCACGTCTGGAGGAGGCCCGGCTCGCCACGCTCGAGGAGCACACCGAGGCGGCGCTCGCCCTCGGCCGCCACGAGGACCTCGTCCCCGCCCTCACCGGCCACGTCCGCAGCCACCCGCTGCGCGAGCGCCTGCGCGGCCAGCTGATGACGGCCCTGTACCGCGCCGGCCGGCAGGCGGACGCCCTCGCCGCCTACGACGAGGGCCGCCACCTCCTCAGCACCGACCTCGGCATCGACCCCGGCCCCGCCCTGCGCACCGTCCACCACCAGATCCTCACCGGCACCCTCCCGCAGCCGCAGGCCCCGGAACGCCCGCCGCACCCGGCCACCATGGCCACCGCGCCCCCGGTCACCACGCCCACCGCACCCCCCACCACGACGGCCCCCCACCACCCGGCCACCACGGCCACCCCGCCGCCGGCGACCGCACCCCGGAATACGGCCGACCGTGCCGTCCCGGCCCTCCTCCCCTCAGCGCCGGTCGACTTCGTCGGGCGGGACGCGGCGGTGGCGGAGGTGATCGGTGCGCTGCGGGGGCGATACGACGTCGTTGTGGCGGGGGCACCCGGCAGCGGGACGTCCGCGTTGGCGTTGCGGGTCGGTGACGTGTGCCGTGGGGACTTTCCCGACGGGCAGTTGTACGCGGATCTGCGCACCGGTGACGGCCGCCGGCGAGGGGCCCATGAGGTGCTGGGCTGGTTCCTGCGGGCGCTCGGGGCCGACGGCGACCGGCTGCCCGAGGGCGTCGACGACCGGGCGCTGCTCTTCCGCACGCTGGTCGCGGACCGGCGCCTGCTGATCGTCCTGGACAACGCCGCGGACGACACGCAGGTACGGCCGCTGCTGCCCGGCGGCGGCCCGAGCCGTACCGTCGTCACCGGCACCCACCCCACGCTCGCCTCGCTGGACGCGGTGCGACTGGTCACGCTCGGCGCCATGACCCCGGCCGAGGCGGCCGGACTCCTCGCGTCGGTCGCGGGCGCCGAACGGCTCGCCGCGGAACCCGAGGCGACCCTGCGCGTCGCCGAGTTCTGCGACCGGCTGCCGCTCGCGCTGCGCATCGCCGGCGTCCGGCTCGCCACCCGCCCGCACTGGCCGGTCGCCCGCCTCGCCGACCGGCTCGCGCCCGAGGAGCACCGCCTCGACGAACTGCGGATCGGCGCCCTCGACATCGCCGCCGGACTGCGCACCGCGCTCCACCCGCTCACCCCCGCCGTGGCCGGGGCGCTCGGCGTACTCGCGGCGACCGGTCCCTCCCGGCTGACCGCCCGGGACGCCGCCGCGCTGCTCGACCTCGCCCCGAGGTACGCGGAGGACCTGCTGGAGGAACTCACCGACGCCCGGCTGCTGACGGCGTCGCCGAGCGAGGACGAAGCCGGCGAGCCCTGCTACCGGCTGATGCCGCTGGTACGGCTGTACGCGCTGCGGCACTGCCCGACCGCGTCCCCGCACCGCCCGCACGACCGCCACCCGGCCGCGGCCTGA
- a CDS encoding AfsR/SARP family transcriptional regulator, producing MLQVVFRILGPLDISAEGRPMTLQGARQRTIMSMLLLAPGRVVSVDTLADAVWHGEPPATARNQIAICVSALRKSLKTAFGVDGVLVTSHPGYMLFPGEHRIDAVEFEERAAEGQAAARRGDPEEAHAHFEEALAMWRGPALAGVTAERVEAEATRLTELRLDVYEQLTAVRLELGQHGELVAELARFVRDNPLREQAVAQLMLAQYRCGRRAEALETYREAQRLFAEELGIDPGPALRELHEEVLADSPALVPPPEQAAALAPATIVPAHLPPAPASFTGRRDELATLDRLLDHLDGAALPVGSITGTGGVGKTALAVHWSHQVAARFPDGQLFADLRGYDEEEAPRKPSAVLDRFLRALGVPGPQIPADQVERTALFRSVLGGRRVLIVLDNARSFAQIRPLLPGTSRCCVLVTSRDSMGGALAGDYAYVPLHLGSLEQDDSITLLSRVAGDDRCAADPVGAARLSELCDRLPLALRIAAARLAAKPHWTVRTLLSRLEDQHRRLDELSIDSRGVRAGLRLSYRGLPAGTARMFRLLGVLSVPEFSAWTGAALLDLDLVDAEDLIEQLVDAQLLEPVSVGVGHVRYRFQDLLRLFARERALEEDTDSERCAAVRRVSGTCLALAREAHRRMYGGDYTVVHGPAPLRELPAHLVDSLLEDPMGWFETERLALTALVDQLSREDESAHAWDLAVTAVTLFQNRNYLEDWRDCAEAALAAARRTGDRLGEAALLQSLGTLEIIKWDFDSAHARLLPALRLFEELDRHQGRALVLRNLALCARHRSDLDGALALGRDARELFREVGDHYAEAHVLGLLAQIELERGDAQASLLLSSEAVAKSRGLGAARGEAQSTVRLAEALIQQGDGERAEAACRRALELVLDSGDRRGEAHVLRALGEALWCQDKLAEAETVLRDAIEAADQVPDRYVQARAALLLGCVLMLRTDRAGAAASLRSAGELFADVGVRQWRDRVDQLLAALAQDEPADAGLLFALARP from the coding sequence GTGCTTCAGGTGGTGTTCCGGATCCTGGGGCCGCTGGACATCAGCGCCGAGGGACGGCCCATGACCCTGCAGGGTGCCCGCCAGCGCACCATCATGTCGATGCTGCTGCTCGCCCCCGGACGGGTCGTCTCCGTCGACACCCTCGCCGACGCCGTCTGGCACGGCGAACCGCCCGCCACCGCCCGCAACCAGATCGCCATCTGCGTCTCGGCCCTGCGCAAGTCCCTCAAGACCGCCTTCGGCGTCGACGGCGTCCTCGTCACCAGCCACCCCGGGTACATGCTCTTCCCCGGCGAACACCGCATCGACGCCGTCGAGTTCGAGGAGCGGGCCGCCGAGGGGCAGGCCGCCGCCCGAAGGGGCGACCCGGAGGAGGCGCACGCCCACTTCGAGGAGGCCCTCGCGATGTGGCGCGGGCCCGCGCTGGCGGGCGTCACCGCCGAGCGCGTGGAGGCCGAGGCGACCCGGCTGACCGAGCTGCGCCTCGACGTGTACGAGCAGCTCACCGCCGTACGCCTGGAACTCGGCCAGCACGGCGAACTCGTCGCCGAGCTCGCCCGGTTCGTGCGCGACAACCCGCTGCGCGAACAGGCCGTCGCCCAGCTGATGCTGGCCCAGTACCGGTGCGGCCGGCGCGCGGAGGCCCTGGAGACCTACCGGGAGGCCCAGCGGCTGTTCGCCGAGGAGCTCGGCATCGACCCGGGCCCCGCCCTGCGGGAACTGCACGAGGAGGTCCTCGCCGACTCCCCGGCGCTGGTGCCGCCCCCGGAACAGGCCGCCGCCCTCGCACCGGCCACGATCGTGCCCGCCCATCTGCCGCCCGCCCCGGCCTCGTTCACCGGACGCCGGGACGAACTCGCCACCCTCGACCGGCTCCTGGACCACCTCGACGGGGCGGCCCTGCCGGTCGGCTCCATCACCGGCACCGGAGGCGTGGGCAAGACAGCCCTCGCCGTCCACTGGTCCCACCAGGTGGCCGCCCGTTTCCCGGACGGCCAGCTCTTCGCCGACCTGCGCGGCTACGACGAGGAGGAGGCGCCCCGCAAACCGAGCGCCGTCCTGGACCGGTTCCTGCGCGCCCTCGGGGTGCCGGGCCCGCAGATCCCCGCCGACCAGGTCGAGCGCACCGCGCTGTTCCGCAGTGTCCTGGGCGGGCGCCGGGTGCTGATCGTCCTCGACAACGCCCGCTCGTTCGCGCAGATACGCCCCCTGCTGCCCGGCACCTCCCGCTGCTGCGTCCTCGTCACCAGCCGCGACAGCATGGGCGGCGCCCTGGCCGGCGACTACGCCTACGTCCCCCTCCATCTGGGCTCCCTGGAACAGGACGACTCCATCACCCTGCTCTCCCGGGTCGCGGGCGACGACCGCTGCGCGGCCGACCCGGTCGGCGCGGCACGGCTGAGCGAGCTGTGCGACCGGCTGCCGCTGGCGCTGCGGATCGCCGCCGCGCGGCTCGCCGCCAAGCCCCACTGGACGGTACGGACCCTGCTGTCCCGCCTGGAGGACCAGCACCGCAGACTCGACGAACTCAGCATCGACTCCCGTGGCGTCCGCGCCGGCCTCCGGCTCAGCTACCGCGGTCTGCCCGCCGGCACCGCCCGCATGTTCCGGCTGCTCGGCGTGCTCAGCGTGCCCGAGTTCTCCGCGTGGACCGGCGCCGCCCTGCTCGACCTCGACCTCGTCGACGCCGAGGACCTCATCGAGCAGCTCGTCGACGCCCAGCTGCTCGAACCCGTCAGCGTCGGCGTCGGCCACGTCCGCTACCGCTTCCAGGACCTGCTGCGGCTGTTCGCCCGCGAACGTGCCCTGGAGGAGGACACCGACAGCGAACGCTGCGCCGCCGTACGACGCGTCAGCGGCACCTGTCTCGCCCTCGCCCGCGAGGCCCACCGCAGGATGTACGGCGGTGACTACACCGTCGTCCACGGTCCGGCACCGCTGCGGGAGCTGCCCGCCCATCTCGTGGACAGCCTGCTGGAGGACCCCATGGGCTGGTTCGAGACCGAGCGGCTCGCCCTCACCGCGCTCGTCGACCAGCTGTCCCGCGAGGACGAGTCCGCCCACGCCTGGGACCTGGCCGTCACCGCGGTCACCCTGTTCCAGAACCGCAACTACCTGGAGGACTGGCGGGACTGTGCCGAGGCCGCCCTGGCCGCGGCCCGCCGCACCGGCGACCGGCTGGGCGAGGCGGCGCTGCTGCAGTCCCTGGGCACCCTGGAGATCATCAAGTGGGACTTCGACTCCGCCCACGCACGGCTGCTGCCGGCCCTGCGGCTGTTCGAGGAGCTGGACCGGCACCAGGGGCGGGCACTCGTCCTGCGCAACCTCGCGCTGTGCGCACGCCACCGCTCTGACCTGGACGGCGCGCTCGCCCTCGGCCGCGACGCCCGGGAGCTCTTCCGCGAGGTCGGTGACCACTACGCGGAGGCCCATGTGCTGGGCCTGCTCGCACAGATCGAGCTGGAGCGGGGCGACGCGCAGGCCAGCCTGCTGCTGTCGTCGGAGGCGGTGGCCAAGAGCCGGGGACTCGGCGCGGCCCGTGGCGAGGCGCAGAGCACCGTACGGCTCGCCGAGGCGCTCATCCAGCAGGGGGACGGGGAACGGGCCGAGGCGGCCTGCCGGCGCGCCCTGGAGCTGGTGCTCGACAGCGGCGACCGGCGGGGCGAGGCGCATGTGCTGCGCGCGCTGGGGGAGGCACTGTGGTGCCAGGACAAGCTCGCGGAGGCGGAGACGGTGCTGCGGGACGCCATCGAGGCCGCCGACCAGGTGCCGGACCGGTACGTCCAGGCACGGGCGGCCCTCCTCCTCGGCTGTGTGCTGATGCTGCGCACCGACCGGGCCGGTGCCGCGGCGAGCCTGCGCAGCGCGGGTGAACTCTTCGCCGACGTCGGCGTGCGGCAGTGGCGGGACCGCGTGGACCAGCTGCTGGCGGCGCTCGCGCAGGACGAACCGGCCGACGCCGGCCTGCTGTTCGCCCTCGCCCGCCCCTGA
- a CDS encoding acyl-CoA carboxylase epsilon subunit: MPHTPGPTPATPATLEGPPGPVVEGAIGGVSAVPAALEGRLGPAHEGLRGPVVEGLLGGVSAVPATLEGLPGPVVEGSAGGVSAVPAALEGPLDPAREGPPGPVVEMSPGRAPAAPVTLEGRLDPTREVPPALALEAPPGRVPVPPAPEASPGPAPVQPAPEALPVASVFEGPLGPALFRVIGGNPTPEEVAAVAALVTALAVGRAEGAGETPAGREPAPARWHRPAATPPASWRARA, from the coding sequence ATGCCCCACACACCCGGCCCCACACCAGCCACACCCGCGACACTCGAAGGCCCGCCCGGCCCTGTGGTCGAGGGGGCGATCGGTGGTGTCTCGGCCGTACCCGCGGCGCTTGAAGGGCGGCTCGGTCCCGCGCATGAGGGCTTGCGCGGCCCAGTGGTCGAGGGGCTGCTCGGCGGTGTCTCGGCCGTACCCGCGACATTGGAAGGGCTGCCCGGCCCTGTGGTCGAGGGGTCGGCCGGTGGTGTCTCGGCCGTACCCGCGGCGCTTGAAGGGCCACTCGATCCCGCCCGTGAAGGGCCGCCCGGCCCGGTGGTCGAGATGTCGCCCGGCCGTGCCCCGGCCGCGCCCGTCACACTCGAAGGGCGGCTCGATCCCACCCGCGAAGTGCCGCCCGCCCTCGCGCTCGAGGCGCCGCCCGGTCGTGTCCCGGTCCCACCCGCGCCAGAGGCGTCGCCCGGCCCTGCCCCGGTCCAGCCCGCGCCAGAGGCGCTCCCGGTCGCGTCCGTGTTCGAAGGGCCGCTCGGGCCCGCCCTGTTCCGGGTCATCGGTGGCAACCCCACGCCCGAGGAGGTCGCCGCGGTGGCCGCGCTCGTCACCGCGCTTGCCGTGGGCCGAGCCGAAGGTGCCGGCGAGACGCCCGCCGGCCGGGAACCGGCGCCCGCCCGCTGGCACCGCCCCGCGGCCACGCCCCCGGCGTCCTGGCGGGCCCGCGCCTGA